A stretch of the Aerosakkonema funiforme FACHB-1375 genome encodes the following:
- a CDS encoding mechanosensitive ion channel domain-containing protein codes for MDIVIILAEVGVLILAFSVFYWLVGISFKLIKNVSWLEGKTEKLLGQRRNIRRGLIFLCAMLCLLLVVGNGFLIFQGKNVLEIQVNLIRGIPPQLWLNLVAASFKTVILLWLVRYGIPPLHRFLDLACVRAQNFDDIEGNDESIAVFFNFLKTNLTNIIWIFVLILSSQFFGLPKLVPNYLSVGLKIYIIIAIGLLIVKAISTIVETIDVVATRNARPDNLLRFYEPLRHLVTLLKKRLEYVIYVGIATIVVQQIDFLAWMAVYGTKILEIIGIFFISGVLIQVANAILEDLVLRSEDLTELQKQRRLTIIPLFKSFLRYAIYFTAAVTILKLIGIDPTPILAGVGILGIAVGFGAQNLINDIVCGFFILFENYYLVGDYIEVNQASGFVEAIDLRTTRIRHSNGQQHILRNGEIKDIVNYSKQYIYAVVEVGISYDTDLNYVYEILEGIGKDLKKNYPEVLQPTLVEGVEKFGSSELLIRTITKVKPGNHFRIERTLRKMIKDVFDREGITFPDSANVVILNNQPNNGDSKVEN; via the coding sequence GTGGACATTGTAATTATCCTTGCTGAAGTAGGTGTTCTGATTCTCGCTTTCTCTGTGTTTTACTGGCTGGTGGGAATCAGCTTTAAGCTGATTAAGAATGTTTCTTGGTTGGAGGGAAAAACTGAGAAACTACTAGGCCAGCGGCGCAATATCAGGCGTGGTTTAATTTTTCTTTGTGCAATGCTGTGTCTGCTACTGGTAGTTGGGAACGGCTTTCTGATTTTTCAAGGCAAAAATGTTCTGGAAATCCAAGTAAATTTAATTCGCGGTATTCCGCCGCAATTATGGTTAAATTTAGTTGCCGCCAGCTTCAAAACTGTTATCCTTTTGTGGTTGGTTAGGTATGGCATCCCACCCCTACATCGTTTCTTAGACTTGGCCTGCGTTCGGGCTCAAAATTTTGATGACATTGAAGGTAATGATGAGAGCATAGCCGTTTTTTTTAACTTCCTAAAAACGAACCTCACCAATATCATTTGGATATTTGTTCTTATTCTATCCTCGCAATTTTTCGGACTGCCAAAACTCGTTCCGAATTATCTATCTGTTGGTTTAAAAATTTATATCATCATTGCAATTGGCTTACTCATTGTTAAAGCCATATCCACTATTGTTGAAACTATCGACGTCGTAGCTACTAGAAATGCAAGACCCGACAATTTGCTACGCTTCTACGAACCTCTCCGACACTTGGTTACACTTTTGAAAAAACGTCTGGAGTACGTCATCTATGTTGGCATAGCAACTATTGTGGTTCAGCAAATAGATTTTCTTGCTTGGATGGCTGTTTACGGTACTAAAATCCTTGAAATTATTGGTATTTTCTTTATTAGCGGTGTTTTAATCCAAGTCGCCAATGCGATTCTAGAAGATTTAGTCCTCAGAAGTGAAGATTTAACGGAATTACAAAAACAGAGACGGCTGACAATCATCCCCTTATTCAAAAGTTTCCTGAGATACGCTATCTACTTCACTGCGGCGGTTACCATCCTCAAGCTGATCGGCATCGATCCTACCCCTATCTTAGCAGGTGTGGGTATCTTAGGTATAGCAGTTGGTTTTGGAGCGCAGAACCTCATCAATGATATAGTTTGTGGATTTTTTATATTGTTTGAAAATTATTACTTAGTAGGTGACTATATCGAGGTTAATCAAGCATCTGGTTTTGTGGAAGCGATTGACCTAAGAACTACTCGTATCCGGCATTCTAACGGTCAGCAACACATTCTTAGGAATGGAGAAATAAAAGATATTGTTAACTACTCTAAGCAGTATATTTATGCTGTAGTAGAAGTTGGCATTTCCTATGATACTGACCTCAATTATGTGTACGAAATTTTGGAAGGAATCGGAAAAGATTTAAAGAAAAATTACCCAGAGGTACTGCAACCAACACTGGTAGAAGGTGTGGAAAAGTTTGGAAGTTCTGAATTGTTAATTCGTACCATCACAAAAGTAAAACCGGGTAATCATTTCCGAATTGAACGCACACTGCGTAAGATGATCAAAGATGTGTTCGATCGAGAAGGAATTACATTCCCCGATTCTGCCAATGTAGTAATTTTGAACAATCAGCCAAATAATGGAGACTCTAAAGTTGAAAATTAA
- a CDS encoding serine/threonine-protein kinase has translation MMPLYCSKGHQNQTQNRFCFQCGEPLWLAVGHILETRYRILKHLGAGGFGRAYLAEDLHRFNERCVLKEFAPQVKGAGELQKAKELFQREAGALYQLKHPQVPGFREFFEANIAGSSCLFLAQDYIEGRTLWDLLKSRGTFPEAEVKQILAQILPVLSYIHSQGVIHRDVSPDNIIIRSADNLPMLIDFGGVKQVAIAAISQFTQVGKLPTLLGKEGYAPEEQLQQGQVFPNSDLYSLAVTALVLLTGKKPQDLYDSYKGTWHWGKVIKVSSQLEIVLKKMLAYKPRDRYQSADEVLKYFPSTTPVQPVQPAPSVQLVQPVQPVPSVKPVQPNITQIRTIVVAPAKPHPAAPTATTPSSPTIVKSPAKGFLRSWGKRIAGVSLTVIAGIAAWAGFNWLMQATRSIALPDRKFFPSLPTFSEKDRAAKIASRRQAAGISEAVFIAKVDKRFHAKHPELRGRPLTNKPEDAALREEWYKIAENLLEEGI, from the coding sequence ATGATGCCTCTCTATTGCAGTAAAGGACACCAAAACCAGACTCAGAACCGCTTTTGTTTCCAATGCGGGGAACCGCTTTGGCTAGCTGTGGGGCATATTCTGGAAACTCGCTATCGCATTCTGAAGCATTTGGGAGCGGGTGGTTTTGGACGCGCCTATTTAGCAGAGGATCTGCATCGCTTTAACGAACGCTGCGTACTCAAAGAATTTGCTCCTCAAGTTAAAGGCGCAGGCGAGTTACAAAAAGCCAAGGAGTTATTTCAGCGCGAAGCCGGTGCGCTTTATCAACTCAAACATCCACAAGTACCGGGGTTTCGGGAATTTTTTGAGGCAAATATTGCTGGAAGTAGTTGCTTGTTTTTGGCGCAAGATTACATTGAAGGTCGGACTTTGTGGGATTTATTAAAATCTCGCGGTACTTTTCCAGAAGCAGAAGTTAAGCAAATACTCGCACAAATCTTGCCTGTGCTGTCTTACATCCACTCACAGGGAGTGATTCACCGGGATGTTTCTCCAGATAACATAATCATCAGGTCTGCCGATAACTTGCCGATGTTAATTGATTTTGGTGGTGTCAAGCAAGTTGCGATCGCAGCTATTTCCCAGTTTACTCAAGTAGGTAAATTACCGACTCTTTTAGGTAAAGAAGGTTATGCCCCAGAGGAACAACTGCAACAGGGACAAGTTTTTCCCAATAGCGATTTATACTCTTTGGCAGTGACGGCACTTGTATTGCTAACTGGCAAGAAGCCCCAGGATTTGTACGATAGTTATAAAGGAACTTGGCATTGGGGAAAGGTAATAAAAGTTAGTTCTCAACTGGAAATAGTGCTAAAGAAAATGTTGGCTTATAAACCACGCGATCGCTATCAATCTGCTGACGAAGTACTTAAGTATTTCCCTTCTACCACACCAGTACAACCAGTACAACCCGCACCATCCGTACAACTAGTACAACCAGTACAACCCGTACCATCCGTAAAACCCGTACAACCAAACATTACCCAAATCCGTACAATTGTGGTTGCTCCCGCCAAACCCCATCCCGCCGCACCGACAGCCACAACTCCATCCAGTCCCACAATAGTAAAGTCTCCAGCCAAAGGTTTCTTGAGAAGCTGGGGAAAAAGAATTGCAGGCGTTAGTTTGACTGTAATAGCCGGAATTGCTGCCTGGGCAGGCTTTAATTGGCTGATGCAGGCGACAAGATCGATCGCTCTACCAGACCGAAAATTTTTCCCATCTCTTCCCACTTTTAGCGAAAAAGATAGAGCCGCAAAAATTGCCAGTCGTCGCCAAGCTGCCGGAATTTCAGAAGCAGTATTTATCGCTAAAGTCGATAAGCGATTTCATGCCAAACATCCGGAGTTACGCGGACGTCCCCTAACTAATAAACCAGAAGATGCCGCTTTGCGTGAAGAATGGTATAAAATAGCGGAGAATTTGCTTGAGGAAGGAATTTAG
- a CDS encoding lysophospholipid acyltransferase family protein yields MNQVQPRLEFIPPAFNPLVLRCTELLLPFWLRYQTAIGEITAENVEVLVDLYRQFQAGKIRFLMAFRHPSTEDPFSLMYLLWKLVPRVAKKQGVFLKYPIHAHFIYDRGIPLWAGSSVSWLYSQLGGTPIHRGKLDRVGLRSARDLFANAPFPMMASPEGATNGHNEIISPLEPGIAQMAFWCVEDLLKAERQEQVFIVPIGIKYQYTESPWKSLEKLMSELEIDSGLPVGMKDQTEAINEDLSSILHPSSLLYRRLYRLGEHILTLMEDFYIRFYHQTLPKAPEISTENANEVLAIRLKALLDVALQVAEKSFNLPAKGSLIDRCRRLEQAGWDWIYREDIKNLEALSPLERGLADRIAEEAALRMWHMRLVESFVAVTGSYVLEKPTVERFAETTLLLWDMLTRIKGGNPFGRPRLGKQKVKITLGEPISVSSQWDAYQTSRRKAVADLTQNLQNALQDSIAN; encoded by the coding sequence ATGAACCAAGTTCAACCCCGTTTGGAATTTATCCCCCCAGCTTTCAATCCCCTAGTACTAAGATGTACAGAATTGCTCCTGCCATTTTGGCTGCGATATCAAACTGCGATCGGTGAAATTACAGCTGAAAATGTTGAAGTTTTGGTCGATCTCTACCGTCAGTTTCAGGCAGGTAAAATCCGCTTTTTGATGGCATTTCGCCATCCTAGCACTGAAGATCCGTTCAGCCTGATGTATCTACTTTGGAAATTAGTGCCGCGAGTAGCCAAAAAGCAAGGCGTTTTTCTGAAATACCCAATTCACGCTCATTTTATATACGATCGCGGCATACCTCTGTGGGCTGGATCTTCCGTGAGCTGGCTGTATTCCCAGTTGGGCGGCACCCCCATTCATCGCGGTAAACTAGACCGAGTGGGTTTGCGATCGGCACGCGATTTATTTGCCAATGCACCATTTCCCATGATGGCATCCCCGGAAGGAGCTACTAACGGTCACAATGAAATTATTAGCCCGCTTGAGCCTGGAATTGCCCAAATGGCGTTTTGGTGTGTGGAAGATTTGCTGAAAGCCGAACGTCAAGAACAAGTTTTTATCGTGCCGATCGGCATAAAATACCAATATACTGAATCTCCCTGGAAATCATTAGAAAAGCTGATGAGCGAGTTGGAAATCGATAGCGGTTTACCTGTAGGGATGAAAGACCAAACCGAAGCGATCAATGAAGATTTATCATCTATTCTTCATCCTTCTTCATTGCTTTATCGAAGACTTTATCGATTGGGCGAGCATATATTAACTTTAATGGAAGACTTTTATATCCGCTTTTATCATCAAACACTGCCAAAAGCACCAGAAATATCAACCGAGAATGCTAACGAAGTACTGGCAATACGACTCAAGGCACTGCTTGACGTGGCATTGCAAGTAGCGGAAAAGTCTTTTAACCTTCCCGCTAAAGGCAGTTTAATCGATCGCTGTCGCCGTTTGGAACAAGCGGGTTGGGATTGGATTTATCGAGAAGATATCAAGAACCTAGAAGCATTATCGCCTCTAGAGCGCGGTTTGGCCGATCGCATCGCCGAAGAAGCGGCACTGCGAATGTGGCATATGCGACTGGTAGAAAGTTTTGTGGCTGTCACTGGCAGTTACGTTTTGGAAAAACCAACGGTAGAAAGATTTGCCGAAACAACTTTATTACTTTGGGATATGTTAACCCGCATTAAAGGCGGTAATCCCTTCGGGCGTCCGCGACTTGGTAAGCAAAAGGTAAAAATAACGCTGGGAGAACCTATATCGGTTTCATCTCAATGGGATGCCTATCAAACCAGCCGCCGTAAAGCTGTTGCCGATTTAACTCAAAATTTGCAAAATGCTTTACAAGATTCGATCGCAAATTGA
- a CDS encoding DUF2157 domain-containing protein — protein MPSQPDRQIRLEMMLSSSQPTLLEGLDIWLRLGLISDAQVRQLCQKYLICPLPQPIETLEVPATTVPAQSKPPLTPVNEPQPPKRRNRIFQSLLAELSVRWLLFLGVFMVVLSSSGVLAASQWQRFPAFGQYAVLLGYTLIFWGASLWTARQKNLQLTAQTLQLVTLFLVPVNFWAMDAFRLWGNPTEWVTVGIASLTLTGITVFTLKNQPRNLEYSVAINYLGLCYLHWGWEFSGFPLLAVYLGIVGTVALLIWRFFVAKLRSRNTSEKAEIETGEDAKAPTDTDPNIDLLLSGFSSLGEKSWDNNLSGLPNDLLSNGWPTSSSQLPATDRRQGKVGIVVYALAVLLVRAIFSNYVEIGQLGLAVGICGWLLAWLSLQRPSPLNFSSAFSQSNWEAIGAILLLVGWVVSVGVDPAWQAIGVSGLGLWFFWSRLQRFWLWVDFSAMLGIGLQAIWLFWRLIPPENQDRLITTAIELSNAQENPYPLLSLVLFPYAIWIVILTDWLWRRSKSELAEFGETIAFSFGLITTCISLVNPLLRSLNLLAVTINLAIVNWRHPRSTLVYLTHISIILSLVSALDYLLPNLSLENWATVLLGLTIAEWLLSLKGLRDRVPQIQTPIQATESSLLYKNPNPKSKTTSRSAWYIGLSLAALSYILFVVDFSSTSILRLSWLLVPLTLTLVANRSETPQRSLANWLSLIAFGMAQILTVYIPDARLVGLGVASMAMLVNSRYLRHLAATLVTVGFTIGFLGFSLWEGFPGFLPLSVDGWFLVSAIAINILWWLRSWLLERSVKAVQAAAEGVGEKSSPSLYILYARAADLWAIALCSQELVVLTFRSVGIYNDIFTAALTYLATAVLLMGANFYRCLPHPRNLCVYGIAWGFELFLAESVKLGGGSYLDLAIANIGISLSGYILALWWIKRNPSAPSSIRILPLIYAFLGLALRGSTFNSWTGVLLFGASIVGLGMGGKSPAWKALQYLSLTGISLSVYELVIYQMRLSGGGNLADGLTLLAVVACAIAFIYRLLARWLQPFLHLSLAEIINTAHIHWALGSTLMFAVASIGVGTGPQLTVIGVAVSLLLAAYAIAQGRYEFSRFNPSEWVYLGLIEVAGVCAYARLFWTELSVLDPWLAAIVCAIALIMYNAPWQNWGWPATAWKNSMAILPGFTVLATSLVIDRITLIVVAIVYLLLAKLAQNVRLTYVSVIIVEWVTYRWFWQEMQLTNISNNILWYVIPLALAVLYLAQVDPGLTQPKQKQIRHILRLLAIGSICGVSLWTEHWTGLVSGMISCSAIFVGLALRIRAFLFIGTVTFLINASFQLVILNDRYSFLKWAIGLVVGIGFMLLAANFETRRSQISSLVRNSLSELQNWE, from the coding sequence ATGCCATCCCAACCCGACCGTCAGATCAGACTAGAAATGATGCTCTCGTCCTCGCAGCCGACGCTGTTAGAGGGTCTAGACATATGGCTGCGCTTAGGTTTGATTTCTGATGCACAGGTGAGGCAGTTGTGCCAAAAGTATCTCATCTGTCCTCTACCCCAGCCGATCGAGACACTAGAAGTACCTGCGACGACAGTCCCAGCTCAGAGCAAACCGCCACTAACGCCAGTAAACGAACCGCAACCACCGAAGAGGCGAAACAGGATATTCCAGTCCTTATTGGCAGAACTCAGCGTCCGTTGGCTGCTGTTTTTGGGCGTGTTCATGGTCGTTCTGTCGTCCTCTGGGGTACTAGCCGCCAGTCAATGGCAGAGGTTTCCGGCATTTGGACAGTATGCGGTGTTGCTCGGTTACACCTTAATCTTTTGGGGAGCCAGCTTGTGGACAGCTAGACAGAAAAATTTACAATTGACCGCTCAGACTTTGCAACTGGTAACTCTGTTTCTAGTGCCGGTGAATTTCTGGGCGATGGATGCGTTTCGTTTGTGGGGAAACCCTACTGAATGGGTGACTGTAGGAATCGCGTCCCTTACTTTAACGGGCATAACCGTCTTTACTCTCAAAAATCAACCTCGCAATCTCGAATACTCTGTAGCGATTAACTATTTAGGACTTTGCTACCTGCACTGGGGCTGGGAATTTTCAGGATTTCCGCTACTGGCAGTTTATCTGGGAATAGTGGGAACGGTTGCTTTGCTAATTTGGCGGTTTTTCGTCGCCAAACTCCGCTCTCGAAACACTTCGGAAAAAGCGGAGATAGAAACAGGGGAGGATGCTAAAGCCCCTACAGACACAGACCCAAACATAGATTTGCTCCTATCTGGCTTCTCATCTCTGGGCGAGAAGTCTTGGGACAATAATTTGTCCGGATTACCAAATGATTTATTATCAAATGGTTGGCCTACTTCCAGTTCTCAGCTGCCAGCGACAGATCGCCGCCAAGGAAAAGTCGGTATTGTAGTTTATGCTCTTGCTGTTTTGCTGGTGCGGGCGATATTTTCTAACTATGTAGAAATCGGACAACTCGGCTTAGCGGTAGGAATTTGCGGTTGGCTTTTAGCTTGGCTATCGCTGCAACGTCCCAGTCCCTTAAATTTTTCATCGGCGTTTTCACAATCGAATTGGGAAGCGATCGGCGCTATCTTGTTGTTGGTAGGCTGGGTAGTTTCCGTAGGCGTAGATCCAGCTTGGCAGGCGATCGGAGTTAGCGGCTTAGGTTTATGGTTTTTTTGGAGTCGCTTGCAAAGATTTTGGTTGTGGGTGGATTTCTCTGCCATGTTGGGGATTGGGTTGCAGGCAATTTGGTTATTTTGGCGCTTAATTCCTCCAGAAAATCAGGATCGGTTGATAACTACTGCGATCGAGCTAAGCAATGCACAAGAAAATCCCTATCCTTTACTGAGCCTAGTGCTATTTCCCTATGCTATTTGGATAGTCATCCTGACAGACTGGCTCTGGAGACGGTCAAAGTCGGAACTAGCGGAATTTGGAGAAACGATCGCGTTTTCCTTTGGATTGATTACGACTTGCATTAGCTTAGTTAATCCTTTGTTGCGATCGCTCAATTTGCTGGCTGTTACCATCAACTTGGCAATTGTCAATTGGCGACACCCCAGAAGTACCTTGGTGTATCTGACGCACATCAGCATTATTTTGTCGCTTGTCTCCGCGCTCGATTATTTGTTGCCAAATTTGAGTTTAGAAAATTGGGCGACTGTTTTATTAGGTTTAACGATCGCGGAGTGGTTATTAAGTCTTAAAGGGCTGAGAGATCGAGTACCGCAGATACAAACGCCCATCCAAGCAACAGAAAGCTCACTATTATATAAAAATCCAAATCCTAAATCTAAAACTACAAGTCGCAGTGCTTGGTACATAGGTTTGAGCCTAGCTGCGCTGAGTTACATATTATTTGTGGTTGACTTCAGCAGCACTTCTATTTTGAGGTTGTCGTGGCTGCTAGTACCGCTAACTCTGACCTTAGTTGCCAATCGCAGCGAAACACCCCAAAGATCCCTTGCCAATTGGTTAAGCTTAATTGCTTTTGGGATGGCGCAGATTTTGACGGTGTACATACCAGATGCGAGGTTAGTCGGTCTGGGTGTTGCCAGTATGGCGATGTTGGTAAATAGCCGCTATTTACGGCATTTGGCAGCAACATTAGTTACTGTAGGTTTTACGATCGGCTTCCTCGGTTTTAGCTTGTGGGAAGGCTTTCCAGGATTCCTGCCACTGTCGGTAGATGGTTGGTTTCTGGTAAGTGCGATCGCCATCAATATTTTATGGTGGCTGCGAAGTTGGTTGCTGGAACGATCTGTAAAAGCAGTGCAAGCCGCAGCAGAAGGTGTAGGAGAAAAATCCTCTCCATCTTTATATATTCTTTATGCGCGGGCAGCGGATCTGTGGGCGATCGCCCTGTGCAGTCAGGAACTTGTGGTGCTGACATTCCGCAGTGTGGGGATTTATAACGATATTTTTACTGCCGCACTTACGTATTTAGCAACTGCTGTCTTGCTGATGGGGGCAAATTTTTATCGCTGTTTGCCACATCCCAGGAATCTATGTGTTTATGGGATCGCTTGGGGATTCGAGCTGTTCTTAGCAGAAAGTGTGAAATTGGGCGGTGGTTCTTACTTGGATTTAGCCATTGCCAACATTGGTATCTCACTTAGCGGTTATATTCTGGCTTTATGGTGGATAAAACGCAATCCATCAGCGCCCAGCAGTATCAGAATTTTGCCTCTAATTTATGCTTTTTTGGGTCTGGCGCTACGAGGGAGTACTTTCAACAGTTGGACGGGAGTACTTTTATTTGGCGCATCAATTGTTGGACTTGGGATGGGCGGTAAAAGTCCGGCTTGGAAAGCGTTGCAATATCTTTCGCTTACAGGTATTTCTCTATCTGTATACGAACTGGTAATTTATCAAATGCGACTGTCAGGGGGAGGTAACCTAGCAGATGGTTTGACTCTATTGGCAGTAGTGGCTTGTGCGATCGCTTTTATCTATCGCTTGTTGGCAAGATGGTTACAACCATTTCTACACCTCTCCTTAGCAGAAATTATCAATACGGCTCATATTCATTGGGCGCTGGGTAGTACGCTGATGTTTGCTGTGGCGTCGATAGGAGTTGGCACTGGACCCCAACTGACAGTAATTGGAGTTGCGGTGAGTCTGCTGCTAGCTGCTTACGCGATCGCACAGGGACGCTACGAGTTTAGTCGGTTTAATCCTAGTGAGTGGGTATATCTGGGATTAATTGAAGTTGCCGGAGTATGTGCCTATGCGCGATTATTTTGGACGGAACTGAGCGTATTAGATCCTTGGTTGGCAGCGATCGTCTGTGCCATTGCCTTAATTATGTACAACGCCCCTTGGCAAAATTGGGGTTGGCCAGCAACTGCTTGGAAGAACTCAATGGCAATATTGCCTGGATTTACTGTTTTAGCTACAAGTTTAGTAATCGATCGCATCACTTTAATTGTGGTTGCCATTGTTTATTTATTGCTGGCCAAGCTAGCACAAAATGTTCGCTTAACTTATGTCAGCGTTATCATAGTCGAGTGGGTCACTTACCGCTGGTTTTGGCAAGAGATGCAACTCACCAATATCTCGAATAATATCTTGTGGTATGTCATCCCCCTAGCTTTAGCCGTGCTGTACCTTGCCCAAGTCGATCCTGGATTAACGCAGCCAAAACAAAAACAGATTCGTCATATTTTACGCCTGCTGGCAATAGGTTCGATTTGTGGAGTATCTTTATGGACTGAGCATTGGACTGGTTTGGTTTCCGGCATGATAAGCTGTAGTGCGATTTTTGTGGGATTGGCCTTGAGAATAAGAGCTTTCCTGTTTATCGGCACTGTAACATTTTTAATTAACGCCAGCTTTCAGCTAGTGATTCTCAACGATCGCTATTCGTTTTTAAAATGGGCGATCGGTTTGGTTGTCGGTATCGGTTTTATGTTGCTTGCTGCCAATTTTGAAACTCGCCGTTCCCAGATCTCCAGCTTGGTGCGAAATTCGCTCTCGGAATTGCAAAATTGGGAATAG
- a CDS encoding Nif11-like leader peptide family natural product precursor, which translates to MTQESAARFFKAIQQDEALKAKLKATKDPETFVKIAGERGYQFTVEDLHIQIEKLSPEEIASAINPGVGPRRHLLPR; encoded by the coding sequence ATGACACAGGAATCTGCTGCCCGCTTTTTTAAAGCTATCCAGCAAGATGAAGCTTTAAAAGCTAAACTAAAAGCAACCAAAGATCCAGAAACTTTTGTCAAAATTGCCGGAGAACGCGGTTATCAGTTCACTGTTGAAGATTTGCATATTCAGATCGAAAAATTGTCTCCAGAAGAGATCGCTTCTGCGATCAATCCGGGTGTAGGCCCTCGGCGGCATCTGCTGCCAAGGTAA